A window of the Archocentrus centrarchus isolate MPI-CPG fArcCen1 chromosome 9, fArcCen1, whole genome shotgun sequence genome harbors these coding sequences:
- the mboat4 gene encoding membrane-bound ghrelin O-acyltransferase mboat4: MGSIGWLWERHRFLMYQCFSLPFAFLFYFLTKRGHLSLTYRYLFVSVGGSVLAVVTMGVYSILLFTPTLAFFLLVRSVDPSCIHTWAFGIQMLWQTFWHLLIQYREYYLHEPVSIRLFLAVSTLMLLTQRITSVSLDLQEKRVVPTCRASSKRKACIMLLPLVSYILNFTTLLGGPLCSYGRFVSLMEGIDLSSPPSPLGVVFLKLIQVLMLEWVRFCLVYFLKHYTCDTKSGIFYGILWLWGLGLVLRIQYYSHWRISECLSNAAGFGFWENSSGVSSSEWNGLSDGDFWTTEASIRMSEFARRWNATTASWLRRLVYARCKHFPLFACFGFSLWWHGLHLGHFVGFFTWAATVKADHHIHRNLFQKLTPTQRKIYTFLSWINAQMIVTCIVIAVEFRNMTGLRLLSKTYIGLVPLVNIILLFVLKLSSLE; the protein is encoded by the exons ATGGGCTCAATCGGCTGGTTGTGGGAGCGACATCGTTTTTTAATGTATCAATGTTTTTCACttccatttgcatttttattttattttctcacaAAACGGGGACATCTCTCCTTGACATACAG GtacctgtttgtttctgttggagGAAGTGTCCTGGCAGTGGTCACGATGGGCGTCTACAGCATCCTCCTGTTCACCCCCACACTCGCCTTTTTTCTGCTCGTGCGCTCCGTGGATCCCAGCTGTATCCACACCTGGGCATTTGGTATCCAGATGTTGTGGCAAACCTTCTGGCATCTGCTTATACAGTACAGGGAATACTACCTGCACGAACCCGTCAGCATCAG ATTGTTTTTGGCAGTGTCCACTTTGATGCTGCTCACTCAGAGAATCACCTCAGTGTCTCTGGACCTCCAGGAGAAGCGAGTTGTCCCGACATGCAGGGCGTCATCCAAAAGGAAGGCTTGCATCATGCTTCTCCCTCTTGTCAGCTATATCCTCAACTTTACCACGCTGCTCGGCGGTCCTCTGTGCTCCTACGGCCGATTCGTTTCCCTAATGGAGGGGATCGACCTCAGCTCTCCACCCAGTCCACTGGGTGTGGTTTTCCTAAAGCTGATCCAAGTGTTAATGCTGGAGTGGGTTAGGTTCTGTCTTGTCTATTTTCTGAAACATTATACCTGTGATACCAAATCTGGCATCTTCTATGGCATCCTGTGGCTCTGGGGTCTTGGACTGGTTTTAAGAATCCAGTATTACTCTCACTGGAGGATCAGTGAATGCCTCAGTAACGCAGCAGGGTTTGGCTTTTGGGAAAACTCATCAGGGGTCTCCTCCTCCGAATGGAACGGACTATCCGACGGGGATTTCTGGACCACTGAGGCGTCGATCAGGATGTCAGAGTTTGCTCGTCGCTGGAACGCCACAACGGCTTCGTGGCTGCGTAGACTGGTTTATGCGAGGTGCAAACACTTCCCACTGTTCGCCTGTTTCGGTTTTTCTCTGTGGTGGCACGGGTTACACTTGGGGCACTTTGTGGGGTTTTTCACCTGGGCAGCAACAGTGAAAGCAGACCATCATATACACAGGAACCTTTTCCAAAAACTGAcaccaacacagagaaaaatctacACTTTTTTAAGCTGGATAAATGCTCAAATGATTGTTACTTGCATTGTTATAGCAGTAGAATTTAGAAATATGACTGGTTTGAGACTTTTATCTAAAACATACATAGGTCTGGTTCCGCTTGTTAATATAATCCTGCTCTTTGTTTTAAAACTCAGTTCACTAGAATAG